The proteins below come from a single Deltaproteobacteria bacterium genomic window:
- a CDS encoding 2-oxo acid dehydrogenase subunit E2, with product MATDITMPKLTDTMAEGTIVRWLKHVGDRVAAGDILAEVETDKADMELEAEHSGVVTAITVNEGDTAPVGAVIAVLGAENEGVAARDGGVSKSAPPAKPAAPVPPPTPLARRAAQERSVAVQAIAGSGGHGRVVRRDVEPMPQAAPTVVPAAPAGRVALSKMRLTIAKRMAEAKRDVPHFYLTGEVEMDAAIALRASLEKTGKMREPVTVTHLLIKAVALALQRHPRVNAAWDNDGLRFSEAVNIGIATAVDDGLLVPVLKGCERLSLETIAAAARALSGKARGGRFSADEMLGGTFTISNLGMFDVEEFSAVINPPQAAILAVGTVKERAIARAGALVVARTMRVTLSCDHRVLNGVEGAQFLQELKRLLENPVALVME from the coding sequence ATGGCTACCGACATCACCATGCCGAAGCTGACCGACACGATGGCCGAAGGCACCATCGTACGCTGGCTCAAGCACGTCGGTGATCGTGTCGCGGCCGGAGACATCTTAGCCGAGGTTGAAACTGACAAGGCCGACATGGAACTGGAGGCGGAGCACTCCGGTGTTGTGACGGCGATCACCGTCAACGAAGGCGATACGGCTCCCGTCGGTGCAGTGATCGCGGTCCTGGGCGCGGAGAACGAGGGCGTCGCCGCGAGAGACGGCGGAGTGAGTAAGTCGGCGCCCCCGGCAAAGCCAGCCGCGCCCGTACCCCCACCGACTCCGCTGGCTCGACGTGCCGCGCAGGAGCGTAGTGTTGCGGTCCAGGCCATCGCTGGCAGCGGAGGTCACGGGCGCGTCGTCCGGCGTGACGTTGAGCCGATGCCACAAGCGGCACCGACAGTCGTGCCAGCGGCGCCAGCGGGTCGAGTGGCGCTTTCGAAGATGCGCCTCACCATCGCGAAGCGCATGGCCGAGGCGAAACGCGACGTGCCGCACTTTTACCTCACCGGTGAAGTCGAGATGGATGCCGCCATCGCGCTGCGAGCGTCGTTGGAAAAGACCGGGAAGATGCGCGAGCCGGTCACCGTGACTCATCTGCTGATCAAAGCGGTCGCCCTCGCGCTGCAGCGTCATCCGCGGGTCAACGCGGCCTGGGACAACGATGGCCTGCGGTTCTCCGAGGCGGTCAACATTGGAATCGCTACTGCCGTCGACGATGGCTTGCTCGTGCCCGTGTTGAAAGGGTGCGAGCGACTGTCCTTGGAGACGATCGCGGCCGCCGCCCGCGCGCTCAGCGGGAAGGCCCGCGGCGGCCGCTTCTCAGCCGACGAAATGTTGGGTGGTACGTTCACGATCTCCAACCTCGGGATGTTCGACGTCGAAGAGTTTTCCGCCGTGATCAATCCGCCACAGGCCGCGATCTTGGCAGTCGGCACTGTAAAGGAGCGCGCGATTGCGCGCGCTGGCGCGCTGGTTGTCGCCAGAACGATGCGCGTGACGCTCTCCTGCGATCATCGGGTGCTCAACGGCGTTGAGGGCGCGCAGTTTTTGCAAGAGTTGAAGCGGCTACTCGAAAATCCGGTAGCGCTGGTGATGGAGTAG
- the lipB gene encoding lipoyl(octanoyl) transferase LipB, whose amino-acid sequence MTLTVRQLGRIDYAEALALQEELVSERIADRVPDQLLLLEHNPVYTLGRGADAADLRGAEVQFGVPAFRVSRGGGVTFHGAGQLVAYPIIKLTGVRRDVRWYLQRLEDVVIRSCAALGVVAHRHSSGTGVWVGDAKVASIGVGLRRWVTLHGLAVNVSTDLSYFRAIVPCRLPGLRVTSLAELLPSAPTVEQVATVVAREFSDLFVASAMEEVAA is encoded by the coding sequence ATGACGCTGACCGTGCGGCAACTAGGTCGGATCGACTACGCCGAGGCACTTGCGCTGCAGGAAGAACTCGTCAGCGAGCGGATCGCCGATCGCGTCCCGGATCAGTTGTTACTGCTCGAACACAATCCCGTCTACACCCTCGGACGCGGCGCCGATGCCGCGGACCTGCGCGGTGCGGAGGTGCAGTTCGGTGTGCCGGCGTTCCGCGTCAGTCGTGGCGGTGGCGTTACGTTTCACGGAGCGGGACAGTTGGTGGCGTATCCGATCATCAAATTGACGGGAGTCCGACGCGATGTACGATGGTACCTGCAGCGCCTCGAGGACGTGGTCATTCGAAGTTGCGCGGCGCTGGGCGTAGTCGCCCATCGCCACTCAAGCGGTACGGGCGTATGGGTTGGCGACGCGAAGGTTGCGTCGATCGGTGTCGGCCTGCGGCGCTGGGTCACGCTTCACGGACTTGCTGTGAATGTCTCGACCGATCTTTCGTATTTCCGCGCGATTGTACCCTGTCGTTTGCCTGGCCTACGCGTCACCTCGTTAGCGGAGCTCCTACCGAGTGCCCCCACGGTTGAGCAGGTTGCCACGGTTGTAGCCCGCGAGTTCAGTGACCTGTTCGTGGCGAGCGCGATGGAAGAGGTGGCGGCGTGA